From a region of the Sesamum indicum cultivar Zhongzhi No. 13 linkage group LG3, S_indicum_v1.0, whole genome shotgun sequence genome:
- the LOC105158441 gene encoding bet1-like SNARE 1-2 — protein MSYRRDHRASRAALFDNMDSLEEGGLRSSSSYSSGIDDHDNEKTMDSLHDRVSFLKRLTGDIHEEVESHNRMLDRMGNEMDASRGIMSGTIDRFKMVFEKKSSRRICKLAAYFVLAFFLLYYVIRILLYFMYG, from the exons ATGAGTTACCGGAG GGATCATCGAGCCTCAAGGGCTGCACTTTTTGATAATATGGATAGCCTTGAAGAGGGTGGTCTTAGGTCCTCGTCTTCTTATTCAAGTGGTATTGATGATCATGACAATGAGAAAACTATGGACAGTTTGCATGATAGAGTCAGCTTTTTGAAAAGA TTGACAGGGGACATACATGAAGAGGTGGAGAGTCACAACCGTATGCTAGACCGAATG GGCAATGAGATGGATGCATCAAGGGGAATTATGTCGGGAACAATTGATCGTTTTAAAATG GTGTTTGAAAAGAAATCAAGTAGGAGAATCTGCAAACTTGCAGCATATTTTGTGCTTGCTTTCTTTCTGCTGTACTATGTCATTAG GATTCTCTTGTATTTCATGTATGGTTAA
- the LOC105158442 gene encoding uncharacterized protein LOC105158442 has protein sequence MVAEAWILKMGNQVSSNFRHALYLDSSTKSSNKAQERQIIGILSFEVAKVMSKIVNLHKSLTDHEILKLKNEILKSEGIKTLVSDDEKLLLELALVEKLDDFSRIASVVSRLGKKCTIPALHGFEHVFGDIVSGVIDIKELGFLVKDMESMVRRMERYVNTTVNLYREMEVLNELEGATKKFQPNQLEESRKVFEQKLTLQKQHVRHLKDASLWDQTYDKVVELLARTMCTVYARIDIVFGDGHSSNTSSMLASRSQYGFNGSLRSVKQDPGRKSGQLDLVNKVQNDTSFQKSLSAKSNGYGNHPRRIVDEGLEKKSNSFGSKVGLQKSEGGLLGLEDFNFVCGIGPGRLFMECLSQSSSVSEVEDDDHVSYDGQSSQVSGCFGVASNTKRDNPTLSDILVRPINGDPLYVESRQFKSSSVKDATLRPKSGLLVYVPPNSVGGSALALHYANVIIVIEKLLKYPHLVGDEARHDLYQMLPTSLRKTLKTNLKSYTKDLAIYDAPLAHDWREKLDSMLKWLSPLAHNMIRWQTERNFEQQQIVSRTNILLLQTLYFADRKKTEEAISELLVGLNYICRYEQQQNALWDCANSFNLEDSIEWQLRVGASFHS, from the coding sequence ATGGTGGCTGAGGCTTGGATTTTGAAAATGGGCAACCAGGTGAGTAGTAACTTTAGGCATGCTTTGTATCTTGATAGTTCGACAAAGTCATCAAATAAGGCCCAAGAGAGGCAAATTATTGGGATACTATCTTTTGAAGTTGCTAAAGTGATGTCCAAGATTGTGAATTTGCACAAATCTTTGACTGACCATGAGATACTTAAGCTGAAGAATGAGATTTTAAAGTCTGAGGGCATAAAAACCCTTGTGTCAGATGATGAAAAACTGCTCTTGGAGCTGGCCCTTGTGGAGAAACTTGATGATTTCAGTAGGATCGCGAGTGTTGTGTCTAGGTTAGGGAAGAAATGCACTATCCCAGCATTGCATGGGTTTGAACATGTCTTCGGAGATATTGTTTCCGGAGTGATTGATATTAAGGAATTGGGATTTTTGGTGAAGGATATGGAAAGTATGGTGAGGAGAATGGAGCGATATGTGAATACCACGGTGAATTTGTATAGAGAAATGGAGGTTCTGAATGAGCTGGAGGGAGCTACCAAGAAGTTTCAGCCGAATCAGCTTGAAGAGAGTAGGAAGGTTTTTGAGCAGAAGTTGACATTGCAGAAGCAACATGTGAGGCATTTGAAGGATGCTTCACTTTGGGACCAGACATATGATAAGGTTGTGGAGCTGTTGGCCAGGACGATGTGTACAGTTTATGCTCGAATAGATATTGTGTTTGGAGATGGCCATTCGAGTAATACTTCTAGTATGTTGGCCTCCAGATCACAGTATGGTTTTAATGGGAGTTTGCGGTCTGTGAAGCAAGACCCAGGGCGAAAATCAGGCCAATTAGATCTAGTTAACAAGGTACAGAATGACACAAGTTTCCAAAAGTCTCTGTCAGCCAAGAGTAATGGTTATGGCAACCATCCCCGACGAATTGTGGACGAGGGGCTGGAGAAGAAGAGCAATAGTTTTGGGTCCAAAGTGGGACTGCAGAAAAGTGAAGGAGGCTTGTTGGGTCTGGAAGATTTCAACTTTGTATGTGGTATTGGGCCAGGACGGCTGTTCATGGAATGTTTAAGTCAAAGTAGTTCCGTTTCAGAAGTGGAAGATGATGATCATGTTAGTTACGATGGTCAAAGCAGTCAAGTTTCAGGCTGTTTTGGTGTTGCAAGCAACACAAAAAGAGATAATCCCACACTTTCTGATATTCTTGTTCGCCCGATCAATGGGGATCCTTTATATGTAGAATCAAGGCAGTTCAAGAGCAGTTCAGTAAAGGACGCGACTCTCAGGCCCAAGAGTGGCTTGCTGGTATATGTGCCTCCTAATTCTGTTGGAGGCTCTGCACTAGCCTTGCACTATGCCAATGTTATCATTGTCATTGAGAAACTGCTTAAGTACCCGCATTTGGTTGGTGACGAAGCCAGACACGATTTGTATCAGATGCTCCCAACAAGCCTAAGAAAGACTTTGAAAACTAATTTAAAGTCTTACACAAAAGATTTGGCTATTTATGATGCACCTCTGGCCCATGATTGGAGGGAGAAACTCGACTCAATGCTTAAGTGGCTCAGCCCACTGGCACACAACATGATCAGGTGGCAAACAGAACGTAATTTTGAACAGCAGCAAATCGTCTCAAGGACAAACATTCTTCTGCTCCAGACGTTATATTTTGCTGATCGCAAAAAGACCGAGGAAGCCATCTCTGAGCTACTCGTTggtttaaattatatatgcagATATGAGCAACAACAGAATGCCTTATGGGACTGCGCAAATAGTTTCAATCTTGAAGACAGCATTGAATGGCAATTACGAGTTGGTGCCTCGTTTCATTCTTGA
- the LOC105158443 gene encoding uncharacterized protein At4g14450, chloroplastic has translation MAAVESSNLPGRRPLSRLQRMAPASIQINPVTEWKVAIPLLSPLVQSPNNLTAELKSGSSGDKEPVSAAEKPVVVMKKWQHPAAPFNYEPAPLLPFICTGSLDR, from the coding sequence ATGGCCGCTGTTGAGAGCAGTAATCTTCCGGGGCGGAGGCCGCTCAGCCGCCTGCAGCGGATGGCGCCGGCATCGATACAGATCAACCCCGTGACGGAATGGAAAGTGGCTATACCGTTGTTGTCGCCGTTGGTTCAGTCGCCGAACAATCTGACGGCTGAGTTGAAGTCTGGTTCGAGTGGTGATAAGGAACCGGTGTCTGCGGCGGAGAAGCCGGTGGTGGTTATGAAGAAGTGGCAGCACCCGGCTGCGCCGTTCAATTATGAGCCGGCGCCGTTGTTGCCTTTTATTTGTACAGGAAGCTTAGATAGATga